A window of Rhododendron vialii isolate Sample 1 chromosome 13a, ASM3025357v1 contains these coding sequences:
- the LOC131313975 gene encoding uncharacterized protein LOC131313975 encodes MGMFPSKSVPSSSGLTQVILKFAKCIMPKCQLSGHQTRIKKQKTEALINSQKEAIKKFFSSNENIQNSVEEHENLVIDVAENLVNEENCEDLGGEEAYQCVNERSNESSTDVNQNEDLNVKCVLVNIDDPCNWDNIDQKLRDLLVERGPVRRNCDATFPKDDNENSRHSFSMHYIRHLPNGEKHDRKWLVYSEALNKVFCFCYKLFKNEGNKT; translated from the exons ATGGGGATGTTCCCCTCGAaatctgttccttcatcgtcagggttgACACAGGTTATATTGAAGTttgcaaa GTGCATCATGCCTAAATGTCAACTATCTGGTCATCAGACAAGAATAAAGAAGCAAAAGACAGAAGCATTAATAAATTCTCAAAAAGAGGCTAttaaaaagttcttttcaaGCAATGAAAATATACAAAATTCAGTCGAAGAACATGAAAATTTGGTGATTGATGTCGCTGAAAACTTGGTGAATGAAGAAAATTGTGAGGATTTGGGGGGTGAGGAAGCCTATCAATGTGTCAATGAGAGAAGTAATGAAAGTTCGACGGATGTCAATCAAAATGAAGACTTGAATGTTAAATGTGTTCTTGTGAACATTGATGATCCATGTAATTGGGATAACATAGATCAAAAATTAAGGGACTTATTGGTTGAAAGAGGTCCCGTAAGAAGAAATTGTGATGCTACCTTTCCTAAGGATGACAATGAGAATAGTAGACATTCCTTTTCTATGCACTATATTCGCCATTTACCCAATGGAGAGAAACATGATAGAAAATGGCTAGTATACTCGGAGGCTTTGAATAAagtattttgcttttgttacaAATTATTCAAGAATGAAGGAAACAAGACTTAA